Below is a genomic region from Lutra lutra chromosome 5, mLutLut1.2, whole genome shotgun sequence.
gcccgggtaTGTCCTTTTTAAAGGGGTGTGCCTACTCTGGAGCTCCCTGGGAAGGACCATCTACACCTGTGGACAGgtccctgctgtgttcccatAAGCAAATCACCTTCACACCTGACAGCCAAGTCCACCCACCCTTCCCTTCGGGGTTTCCCATCCCTTGAGGTTTTgcctcctcccccaaaccccaccaTGAGAGGACGTGACTCAGCAAGTCTGCCTTCTACTCACAGGACCCCACCTGGGAGACTGCATAGGGTGACCGAACCTTCTTGCCCACCTCCTTGGaagaccctccccccaccttcctccagaCCTTGTGAACTGGTGGGTTTGGTTCCATAAAACCCTGTTTCTTGGTTATTAGCTGGACGGCTGTTGGTCTGACTCCTGGGATGCCCATGTGGCCAACAGGCCCGAGGCCATGCTGGCCCTTTGGGCACCACCTGTGGAACTGAACTCTGTGCTGACCAGCAGGGGTCGGGCTGCCCTTGGGGAGTCTCTTGGGCTATAGTGAACACCTGAGGACCACTGAGGCACCAGGGCCAGGTGAGGGTAGGAGACCCCGTGCTCCTGAGGCACCTCTCAGCCTTACCCACCAGGAGCTCCTCTGATGCTCAGGCCCGATTGCGGGTATGTCCCTCACTCCAGTAAGGGGCCATCATGGAAAATGCTGGAGGTGCTGGAGCGGGCTGCCACCTGGAAGCCAACTTCTTCCAATGGACGGGAGGCTGTGAAGAGTGAAGTGTCCCGCACAGGACCTCGGGAGCCAGTTAGTTCTGGCCTGGGGCTTCGGGCCGCTGCGCTGGGCATCTCCGGAGGCCTTTGTTCTGCTTTGCTGAGTCACGGTCAGGCCCAGGCCTGGAAGGGTTCCGGGGCGGGACCCCCGTGGGTGCTTTCCTGCAGGTAAGAAGGTCGGAGCCCAACCCTAGAGGTCGGAGTCCCGGGCCGGCCTCTTGGGGTCCCCGGGGCACTGAGGACAGTGAGGAGGGGGTCGGCTGTAGGGGGGTGCGGGACACCGTGAGGGGatagcgggggtgggggggcgacaCACGGAAGGGGGCCCCGGGCTCGGGCCCTCGGCAGAGCGGCTCACGCATAGCGGCGCAGAGGGGCGGGGCGCGGAGACCCCGCCCCCAGGAGGCCGGCCGGAGCGGGGCTTGCCGCGATCCTTATAAAAGCGCGCGCCCGCCATCATCTGGGCCTGCTCGTCCCCAGTCGCCCGACCGGCAGTGATGGCGTCTCTCACCGTGAAGGCCTACCTTCTGGGCAAGGAGGAGACGGCCCGCGAGATCCGCCGCTTCAGCTTCTGCTTCAGCGCCGAGGCCGAGGCGGAGGGCGCGGCCGGGCCCGGGCCCTGCGAGCGGTTGCTGAGCCGGGTGGCTGCCCTGTTCCCGGTGCTGCGGCCCGGCGGCTTCCAGACGCACTACCGCGGTAAGCGGGCCGGGCGCCCTCGGGGGGCTGCGGGGAGCCGTGACGCCGGCGGGCAGGGCAgcacggggcggggcgggcggctgcctctgctcctccgGCCTGGGGGCGCccgcggggtgggggtggcgcTCCCGGCGGGGGTCGGGGCCGCCGTGacgtccccctcccccctccctgccgTGACGTCGCAGGTCGGGGCCCGGGCGCACTGGGGCGTCCTCGCCTGCCGGCGGCGGGCACTCGGGTTACGCTGACCCTTTGCTGCGGCCGAGTCGGGGCTGCCTGGGGCCCGGGAAGAGCCGGCCCGCCGCGGAGGAAGGGCTGGCGGGGGAGGCGGGCCAACCAGCGCGGGGGAGGCTGGCCAACCACCACCGGGGCGCATGCAGGcggcgcggcggggcgggcgAGCCGGGGGCGGCGCCGGCGGTGGGGAGGAGGCGGCGGGGAGGAGCGGGCGGGAGCGGCCTAGGAGCGCCGGAGGGCGGCCTGGGTGCGGACGTTCTCCCGCCGGTCGTGGGCAGGGGGACCCAGTCGGGCCGTCCTGCAGCAGTGTCAGCGGAGATGCCCAGGAACGCGCTCCGTCTCTTGCGGCGCGGGTGTGGGCCCTGGccgctgggggtggggcgggggagccGGTCGGGGCCGGGAGGGGGCGGGCAGCCAAGACCGGCCCCTGGGTGGGGCAGTGCGGAGCCTTCCCTAGGAGCGCTGCCAGCTGGCCCACCCGGTTCctggcttgtttgtttttgtgacaACTTCATGGAGCTCTAATCCACTTCCCGTGTAACTCCCCCATTGCGGGAACAGTTCTAGAGCCTTTACGTCACCTGAGAAAGGACCTAAGGTTTAGCTAAGGCATAGGTGGCTCTCCTTCTCCTCAGCTCTAAGCAACCGCTAATGTTTTTCTTGATGGATTTCCTTATTCTGGACGTTTCCTGTGGACAAGGAACCCtgtattttcctcctcttttgcaACTGGCTTGTACTCAGCGTAACACTTTCGAGGTTTAGGGGCTTGTAGCTTGTGTctggacttcattcctttttgtgctGAATAACAGGCCATTCTATGCACATAACCACGTTTTGTTCTTCCGCTCCTTAGCTGGTGGGGGTTTGGGTTATGATGTTTTGACGCTGCGCTTGTTCTTACGGCAGATGTTGTGTCCTGGGCCCACAGAGCGGGCGCAGCCTGCAGGTGCGGGGGTGTGGTTTGGCCTGCATGGTGGGACTTCAGCACCGTTTGCTAAACTAAAAATCAGAGAGTACATTACAAATCCTGTAGCTTTATTGGGGGCGGAAGCAGGCAGGTGGACTCCTCTTCTTGGCTTTCCTAAAAAGCCAAAGGCCAAGGCCTTTGGAGGGGCTGGGCCCCCCAGGAATCCGTCACTGGTGGGGGTCTGCTACAGTTGAAGATGGGTCTTGGCCTGGCCAGACGTGGACCGAGGCAGTGCCTGCTTAAGGGGCCGCTGGCTCAGAGGCAGAGTGGCAGCTGCAGTACGCCCCCACCAGCCGCCCCCCGCCCTCAGCAACCTCCATTCGCTGGCACATACTCTGTCTCCCGTCGGAACCCAGGGCCCATGTCGGAGAGCTTACCTTCCAGGCAGTGTCACAGTGAGTGGGCAGTCCGGCCTTTGCCCCGCCGGGCACTGGCTCACTCAGGTGTGCCTCAGTTCCTAGGCCTGCAGATGCCCCTCTAGTAccagcctgcctccttctcagcAGCTTGGGTCCAACTGAGAAGCCTTTGGTGCTCACATGCTGTCTTGTAAACAATCTAGATGAGGATGGAGACTTGGTGGCCTTTTCCAGTGACGAGGAACTGACCATGGCACTGTCCTATGTGAAGGATGACATCTTCCGTATTTACATTAAAGGTAAAGGCTTGTTCTGGGGGCCCCCTGAAGCATGCTTCTTGCTGAATAAAACCTGCTTGAGGTTCTTGAGCAATCCCCTCCGAGGAGCAGGGAAGGTCCTGGGGTTCTTTAAGAGCTAGACTCTGTCCTCTCTGTGCTTGGCCTGAGAGAGGAGTCCCGCAGGGGTTGGGCCTGGGGATCTCTGGGTTCACTTTTGATGCTGCCCCAGCCAGGTGCCAGGGGCGGCTTTGGGGATGCAGTGGGGCGGCAGCACTCCCTGCGGCTTCTTGCTTGCCTGGGCCCCCTGTACTGGGTACCAGGCACAGGACTGCGAGCCTCATGGCAGGTTCTTGGGTCCCCTGCTGCTGTCACTTGAACAGCTGGGTTGCCCACGGACCCCGTGTCTGGAGAGCAGGACCAGGGGCCGGCTGACTGAAAGCCCCCCGCAGTGGGGATGAGCGGGAACCGTGGGGTCACACCTTCTggctctctgcccttcctgcagAGAAGAAGGATTGTCGGCGGGACCACCGCCCCCCGTGTGCTCAGGAGATGCCCCGCGGCCTGGTGCACCCCAACGTGATCTGCGACGGTTGCAATGGGCCAGTGGTAGGGACCCGCTACAAGTGCAGTGTCTGCCCGGACTACGACCTGTGTGCTGCCTGCGAGGGGAAGGGCCTGCACCGGGAGCACAGCAAGCTGGTTCTCCCTGCTGCCTTTGGGCCCTTCCCTGAGGTGAGCAGGGCTGTGCtgtaggcggggtggggggcatggagggccaggagctggaggtggggagtcCTCTGCTCTGGTGTCACTGGGCCCCTCcgttcctccccgcccccagggcTTCTCTCACAGCCGCTGGCTGCGGAAGCTGAAACACGGGCACTTTGGGTGGCCCGGCTGGGAGATGGGCCCACCAGGGAACTGGAGCCCGCGTCCTCCCCGGGCAGGGGATGCCCGGCCCAGCTCTGCAGCAGAACCAGGTGAGGCTTGCGTCTGCTGGCTTCCGATGGGGGAGGTGGCCAGCTGGCGGCCTGAGAGCCTTCCCCATGTCCTGCAGTCCTGCATGGCTGTGGTGGTATCCCTCAGCTCACAgagcctggggagtggggagcgtcccctttctcttccttgcaCACATAGAGTGCCCGAGGCTGCTCATTTGTCTGTACTAGCTGAGTGCTCAGCCCTAAACTGCACCCTcatcaaactgttttttttttttaaagattttatttatttgacaagcttctgttttttgtttgtttttttaagattttatttatttatttatttgacagagagagagagagagagatcacaagtaggcagagagtcagagagagagagagagaagcaggctccccgctgagcaaagagcctgacgcggggctcgatcccaagacactgagatcatgacccgagtcgaaggcagcggcctaatccactgagccacccaggcgccccaagcttctgttttttaaagtgagctctacacccagtgtggggtttgaactcctAACCCTGAGCTCTGAGAGTTGTGTGCTCTCCTGACTGAGGCGGCCAGGGGCCCCTGCTCAAGTATTCTGGAGCACAGTCCCGAAGTGAAGAGCTTAACATCTGGCTTGTGTTCCAGAATTTTGGATTCTGGTTCTATTCTGATCTTATTAACTTAATGTCTTCTGATGTCCTCTTTCTTTGGAACAAAGGTGGGGATATTTGATCCTGATGGGGTTTGAGCTAGAACGTGGTCAGTATTGTAAAGTATATGTAGCAAATCCCCCATGGGCTGAGCACCAGGGGCACACAGGAGCCCGGAGCAGGAGAGAGTTCGGGAAGGCTGCCAGGACAAGACCCCCTCTCCccggggggatggggggggcacCTGTGAGGAAGGTGATAGGATCATATCAGGTACTGAAGTCTGCTTTGtacattgtttgtttgttgttgttgttgttttttttttttttttttttttttggaaactgaaGCTGCTGGTCCGTCGGAGGATCCCAGTGTGAATTTCCTTAAGAATGTAGGGGAGAGTGTGGCGGCTGCCCTGAACCCTCTGGGTAAGTGGTGGCCTCTGTCCTTTGAGAGCAGCAGTGTTTTACTCGGTGAGGTGGTGGCTGGTGGGTTGCTTGTCACCACTTGGGTTGCCGTGGAGGAATGGTGACTTCCGGGCCCTGAGGGCTGGCCAGCATTTGTTGCTTCACGCCAGCCTTCGCCCGTGCGCTGTACCACAGGCCACTCAAAGTTGAATTCCCTGACACTTTCTGGAACTTTCCCTGTGGAGTGAAGTGGAATCCACAAGTGTTAGGTTGGGATGATCCCAGTAGCCTCTGCTACAGGGCTGGGCCCTGCGGCAGTGGGAGTCCACTAGGACTGAGACTTCTGGTTCAAGGGTGCAGTGGACCCCTGGTCTCTGACTAGAGGCGTGCTCCGCTTTGTGACTGCCATGGCAGCGAGTGTCCACGTGTGAACGGATGCTgatgggaaggggaggcaggcctGTTCTTGCCCCCAGCTTGAGGGCATTTCAGCTCCCCCTCCTTTGGGCGGGGATGGTGCTCAGTGGGGACCTCCTGGCGTTGCTCCTCCGTGAAACTGTGCTGACTGCAGTTTCACACTGGAGTTAAAGGCTCTGGAGAGCAAGGAAAAGAACGGctgtttttaatgctttctaGTGGGATAGCAGAGGGGCGGTGACCAGGTTCTCCTCAGGAGACAAGCTGGTGCTGAAGCCCAGCTGCTGCTCAAGATGCCGTGATGGGAGCCATGATTTGGGGGGATGGGAAGCTTCTCTTTGGAAGCTGGTAAAtggccagtggttctcaaggcTGGCTTGAGCCTCCGAATCACCAACatggggtgttttgtttgttttttggtatgtTTTGGCGTATGGAAACTTGTCTAAAATTACTCTGAAGAACAAAGTCTTTCGCTAAAAGAACAAACCAGACAAGCCGGGGAGTCCCAAACCCCATTCTAGGTCCAGGTAGGGAACCTTGAAACTGCAGAGTCCCAGGTCCACCTTCTGGATTCTGGCAAATTGGTCGTGGGTCAGGCCTGGGAGCTGTGAATTTCAGAGGCTTGCCAGGGACTTTGAGTTCCACTTGCTGTCCATCGTGAGGCCCATCTGAGTGTATGACCTGTTTCAGAACTTGACCCGGATTTCCCACTTGGGACAGAGGGGAATAATTTTGGCCACGCTCAGAGGTGTAGGATAAGGGTAAAGGCCTTTTCAGGTCTTGCAGAGTGGTTGGGAGCTGCTGCGTACCCACTAGGGAGGAGCCTGAAGCTCTCGCACAAGGACAGTTTCAGTACCTATGCCTCTGAGTGGTTTCAGTTGAGGAAAGCCACTTGCGGAATTGATTAAACTCTATAGAACTCGGGGTATTTTCCTTCTTAGGAGGTCCTGACAGCTAGGATGACTCCTATGCTAATGGCCTAGAAGGGACTGTTCCCAGAGCAGGGGCCCAGAGGGACAGCCAGTAACACTTCCCAGAGGGCGGACTATATGAGTGACTCAGCAATTTTAAAGCACGGCCTCAAGGCCTTGTTTGGTAGGTGCCCTGAGAGCCAGCTGAGCAGGTCCACCGCTGAG
It encodes:
- the SQSTM1 gene encoding sequestosome-1, with protein sequence MASLTVKAYLLGKEETAREIRRFSFCFSAEAEAEGAAGPGPCERLLSRVAALFPVLRPGGFQTHYRDEDGDLVAFSSDEELTMALSYVKDDIFRIYIKEKKDCRRDHRPPCAQEMPRGLVHPNVICDGCNGPVVGTRYKCSVCPDYDLCAACEGKGLHREHSKLVLPAAFGPFPEGFSHSRWLRKLKHGHFGWPGWEMGPPGNWSPRPPRAGDARPSSAAEPAAGPSEDPSVNFLKNVGESVAAALNPLGIEVDIDVEHGGKRSRLTPVSPGISSTEEKCGSQPSSCSSDPSKPDGDPEGVAQSLAEQMDKVALESGPPEEQMESDNCSGGDEDWTHLSSKEVDPSTGELQSLQMPESEGPGSLDSSQEGPTGLKEAALYPHLPPEADPRLIESLSQMLSMGFSDEGGWLTRLLQTKNYDIGAALDTIQYSKHPL